A genomic region of Rhizomicrobium sp. contains the following coding sequences:
- a CDS encoding flavin reductase family protein: MTFDTRAFRTALGSYPTGVAVVTTKVSAEHHLGITVNSFTSVSLDPPLVLWCMDRKSDRYEAFTKADCYTVSILGTAHQDVSSRLASRGNHSLDGIALSVTTLGPPALADALAVFECEAQTVHDAGDHAILIGRVVHFARQDSGPPLVFYRGKYGALAQAT, translated from the coding sequence ATGACCTTCGATACCCGCGCCTTCCGCACCGCGCTGGGAAGCTACCCGACCGGCGTCGCCGTCGTGACCACCAAGGTCAGCGCCGAGCATCACCTGGGCATCACCGTGAATTCCTTCACCTCGGTCTCGCTCGATCCGCCGCTGGTGCTGTGGTGCATGGATCGCAAATCGGATCGTTACGAGGCGTTCACCAAGGCGGATTGCTACACGGTCAGCATCCTCGGCACGGCGCACCAGGACGTGTCGTCGCGGCTGGCGAGCCGGGGCAATCACAGCCTCGACGGAATCGCGCTCAGTGTCACCACACTCGGCCCGCCGGCGCTGGCCGATGCCCTGGCGGTCTTCGAATGCGAGGCGCAGACGGTGCACGATGCCGGCGACCACGCGATCCTGATCGGCCGCGTCGTCCATTTCGCGCGCCAGGACAGCGGCCCGCCGCTCGTCTTCTATCGCGGCAAATACGGCGCGCTGGCGCAGGCGACCTAG